Sequence from the Pseudophaeobacter arcticus DSM 23566 genome:
TGGCTGCAAAGGGGGTCACCTCGGTGGCCGCCGAAGGCTTTGGCGCGCCGGGGGTTGTGGTCAGCTACACCGCGGATCCTGAGGTGCAAAACGGCAAAAAATTTGCCGCCCTTGGCATGCAGATCGCCGCAGGCGTGCCGCTGCAATGTGATGAACCCGCCGAGTTTTGCACCTTCCGCCTGGGACTGTTTGGTCTCGACAAGCTCTACGATGTAGAGGCGACGCTTGCCCGTCTGCAAAAGGCGGTAGATCAGGTGCTCTGAGCCGGGGCGACTTTGAGGGACGGGCTGGCCAGTTGCTTTCTCGGGCCGCCCATTTCATCTTGCCTTAAATACCTTCGCCGAAGGCACCGGTTTTCCCAATTTGGGAAAACCGGCTTCTATTTCACCCCCAGCCCCATTTGCATCAGGGTCCGGCGCACAGGCGCCATGGAATAGAGCGCGTTGAGGCCAAAGGCGCGCAGGTCCCGCAGGGGGCGGGCCTCGATCATCGAGCTGCGGTTGAGCAGGTCAATGCCCTTCACCCGCAGCATGATCTCATTGTGACGCGCCTTGTGATAGGCGCTCAGCATCTGTGCGTCTCCCAGCCCCTCGGGGCGGGTCTCGGCCAGCTCCAGCAGCACCCGCAGATCCCCCAGCGACATATTCAAGCCCTGAGCGCCAATTGGCGGCACCACATGGGCGGCTTCGGCCATCAGCGCCAGGCGCTGACCATCCAGCCGCGCGGCGGATTGGCTGATGATCGGCCAGATACTGCGGCGCGAGGCCAGCGTCAGGTCACCAAACAGCCCACAGCTGCGCCGGGTCATCTCGGCCTCAAACAGCTCCGGCGCCTGCGCCAGCAGCTCTTCGGCGCGGGGCCCCCGTTCCATCCAGACCACCGCAGAGGAGGGTTTGCCCTGATAATCCGGCAGCGGGACCAGGGTGAAAGGGCCGCCAGAGCGGTGGATCTCGGTGGAGACATTGTCGTGGGGCACCGGATGGGTGACGGCAAAGGCCAGCGCCTTTTGCCCATAGCGGGTGGTTTTTACCGGAATGCCAGCCGCCGCGCGCATTGGCGAAGAGCGCCCATCGCAGGCGACCACCAGCTTGGCGCGCAGCTGATCGCCATCGCTCAGCGTGACGCGGGCCTCATGTGTCCGGGTAAACAGCGATTTGGTGCCAGTGCCAGCGCGAAACTCCACATTGGGAAGTTCTGCAATCCGGGTCAGGATTTCGCGCCGCAGCAACCAGTTGGGCAGGTTCCAGCCAAAGGGCTTTTCCGAGATATCGGCAGCGTTGAAATCTTTGATCACCCGCGGTTCCGGCTCGGCGCCGCCCGCATCGACAATGCGCATGATCTGCAAGGGCGCGGCATGATCCGCCAGGCGTTCCCAAAGGCCAAAGCGCTGCAACAGCTCCTGCGCCGGTTGCAAAAAGGCAGTGGTGCGCAGATCAGAGCCCGCAGCATCGCGTGTTGTCACCGGCGGGGTTGGATCAACACAGACCACCTTGAACCCGGCGGCCCCAAATGTTGCCGCTGCCGTCAGTCCGGCGACACCGCCACCAGAAACCAGAATGTCACATGTTTCAGCCATTGCCCTGCCTTTCGTCTCTCTTCCTCAGATAGGCCCGAGGCCAGGGCAATGACAAGCGGCATGTGGTCCCAGTGTCGACCTTGGGCCAAGACCTGCTGCCAGCCGTGCCTGGCTGCTACCCGCGCGAAATGGCGATGATCAGGGTAAACATCACCGGCACAAGCGCCACTGCAGGCAGGTAGAGACCGGGAATGCCAAACAACAGGATTGAGCTGCCCCAAAGGCAGATCAGAATGGCCAGGGCATAGTAGAAATTCTCTTCCTCACCATAGGCCACCTCTTTTGAAATCCGCCCCAGCAGGGGAACAGCAAAGAGAAAACGTTGCCACAGAGACAGGCGGTCAGGGAGGGTATAGGCAAGTGCCATGCGCGCGATCCTTTTAGGGTTGGTATCGCGGCAGATGTAGGGCTTTTGCGGGCAGGTTTTGAGACCAGTTTGCCGGTCGTTTGCGGGTTTTCCTGCGACAGAGTGTCCGTCCTGATGGCGCAGGCCGGGCCCGCCTAAAGGATCTTGGCGAGAAACCCGGTCAGATCATCGGTGTGATGGTGAATATGGCTGCGATCCTCCGCCTGACCCAGCGCCTCTGGGGCCACATGGACAGTGCGCATCCCCATGGCATGGGGCGCAGAAAGATTGCGGGGGTCGTCCTCAAACATGGCAGCGGTTTCAGAGTGAATGCCGGCCTTGTCAAACACCATGTCAAAGGCGGCGCGTTCGGGTTTGGGGCGGTAGTCAGCATGTTCAACCCCAAAGATCCCGTCAAACAGCCCCGATAGCCCGCGTGCGGCCAACACCCGTTTGGCATAGGGGGCGCTGCCATTGGTGTAGACGATACGCTTGCCTGGCAGGGCCTTGATGCAGGCCGCCAGTTCCGGGTCTTTTGGCAGATGATCCATCGAAATGTCATGGACTGCCTCAAGATAGGGGACAGGGTCCATGTTATGTTCGCGCATCAGACCTGCCAGGGTGGTGCCGTGCTCGCGCCAATAGCTGCTGCGCAGATGGTCTGCTTCCGCTTTGTCGACCCCCAGCTCTGTCATGACATAGTTGGTCATCTTGACCTCAATCTGATCAAACAGCCGGGCTGAGGGGTGATACAGTGTGTTGTCCAGGTCAAAGACCCAGTGGCGCACATGAGAGAAAGATTTTTTGACCATGGGGAGGACCTAGGCAGACTGGATTTGTTTTGCAATGAGGATTTGACGTTGAAAGGATCAATTTGCCTTGGCTTCTTTTGTCGCATTCTTAGCCTAAGTTATGGCAAAGGCTTGATTGCCCGGGCGTGAGCTGTAGGAATACACCCCTACCATTTGAATGGGACAGCAGATGAACCAGAGCCGCAACACCCAGAAAGACGCCTATTCCCTCATTCTGGAAGCCATTGATGTAGGGGTCTACAAACCGGGTGATCGCCTGGTGGAAAGCGATCTTGCGGAACGGCTTGGGGTGTCGCGCACACCGATCCGCGAGGCGCTGCAGCGGTTGGAGACCCAGTCGCTGCTGGAGCGGGACGGGCGATCACTGATCGTGGCCTCGCTGGATCACAATCAGATGGCTGAGCTTTATATGGTGCGCCGCGAGTTGGAGGGCCTGGCGGCCGGTCTGGCCGCGCGTCATGCCACCGAAGAAGAGGTGCGGGTGCTGAAAGACATGGTGCGCGAGGATGACGCGCTGGTGGATAAACCCGCAGATCTGGCCAAGGCCAACCGCCGCTTTCACGAACAGATCCATCTCGCCTCTCATAACCGCTATCTGGTGCAGCAGCTTAATCTGGTACATCGCTCCATGGCGCTTATGGCCACCACCTCTCTGGCGGCAGAGGGGCGGGGGGAGATCGCCCAGGCGGAACACAAAAAGATTGTTGCCGCGATCGAAGCCCGCGATGAAAAGGCCGCGGGTCAGGCGCTGAAGGATCATATCTCGGTGGCCTTTATGACGCGGCTGAAACAGGATGCCGGAGACCGCGGGCAGGGGCGCTAGCAGCCCCCTCTTAAGCTCTGAGCCAGAAGGGCTGATGCGGCAGGCTACAGCTCTGCCTGCTGCTGTATTTGGTTCTGAGGCGGCAGGTGTTCTTGCGCATTGCTGTCCGGGGGATGCATGCCGTGGCTGGTTTTGTCCCAGAAGAATGGATTGTAAAGCAGCTCATAGAGTGCCTTGTAGACCGCTACCGGTCCCATCAAATAGTACAGCGGTAAGAGGGGCACCCAGAGCGCCAGCTGGGGGCGGCCGGAGGTAAAGGCGCCAAATACGGCAATGCCCATGCCCAGAGCCTCAAAGAATATCAGGGACGACACGCCAAGCAACAGCAGCTGATCCGGTAGCACCGCTGCGCTGGGATGCGGCAGGCCCAGGATCACCAACCAGTAGGTCCACAGGAACGGAGCCAGCAGAAACTGGCCGATGGTGCCAAGGAAAAAGGCCTGAAAACCCAGAAAACCACGCCAGCCAAGCGCCTGGGCCAGATGCAGGGGCCGCCGCATATGGACCAGATAGGTGGCCATGAACCCTTTGAGCCAGCGAGAGCGTTGACGCACCCAGGCTGGAATATGGCAACTGGCTTCCTCATAGGTGGCGGTGGTGAGCATCTGGGTGCGATAGCCGGCGCGATAGAGGCGGACGCCAAGATCGGCGTCTTCGGTGACATTATGCGCATCCCACCCGCCCAGTTCGTCCAGCACCGTGCGGCGCACAAACATGGTGGTTCCCCCCAAGGGCACCACCAGACCAAGCCGGGCAATGCCTGGCAAAACGATGCGAAACCAACTGGCATACTCTAGGGTGAAGCAGCGTGAGATCAAATTGGCGCGCGGATTATAATAATCCAGAACGCCTTGAAAACAGGCC
This genomic interval carries:
- a CDS encoding UbiH/UbiF family hydroxylase, encoding MAETCDILVSGGGVAGLTAAATFGAAGFKVVCVDPTPPVTTRDAAGSDLRTTAFLQPAQELLQRFGLWERLADHAAPLQIMRIVDAGGAEPEPRVIKDFNAADISEKPFGWNLPNWLLRREILTRIAELPNVEFRAGTGTKSLFTRTHEARVTLSDGDQLRAKLVVACDGRSSPMRAAAGIPVKTTRYGQKALAFAVTHPVPHDNVSTEIHRSGGPFTLVPLPDYQGKPSSAVVWMERGPRAEELLAQAPELFEAEMTRRSCGLFGDLTLASRRSIWPIISQSAARLDGQRLALMAEAAHVVPPIGAQGLNMSLGDLRVLLELAETRPEGLGDAQMLSAYHKARHNEIMLRVKGIDLLNRSSMIEARPLRDLRAFGLNALYSMAPVRRTLMQMGLGVK
- a CDS encoding pyrimidine 5'-nucleotidase — encoded protein: MVKKSFSHVRHWVFDLDNTLYHPSARLFDQIEVKMTNYVMTELGVDKAEADHLRSSYWREHGTTLAGLMREHNMDPVPYLEAVHDISMDHLPKDPELAACIKALPGKRIVYTNGSAPYAKRVLAARGLSGLFDGIFGVEHADYRPKPERAAFDMVFDKAGIHSETAAMFEDDPRNLSAPHAMGMRTVHVAPEALGQAEDRSHIHHHTDDLTGFLAKIL
- a CDS encoding GntR family transcriptional regulator, translated to MNQSRNTQKDAYSLILEAIDVGVYKPGDRLVESDLAERLGVSRTPIREALQRLETQSLLERDGRSLIVASLDHNQMAELYMVRRELEGLAAGLAARHATEEEVRVLKDMVREDDALVDKPADLAKANRRFHEQIHLASHNRYLVQQLNLVHRSMALMATTSLAAEGRGEIAQAEHKKIVAAIEARDEKAAGQALKDHISVAFMTRLKQDAGDRGQGR